The genomic DNA ATCACTGCCTCACTGAGCATAATTACGTTGAAAATCAGAAGCCCTTTGGCGGCCTCTGCCCTCGATTTACGTTTATCTCCTGGATTATGCGCTCGGCAAGGGCATCTGCCTGCCCTGGGTCCTGAGGTACCACATTCACAAAGTGAGTTACGTGTGGCTGTTTTAGGAGACGGCGCACAGTTTCAATGGGCATAAGGACAAAGTGATCGGGGGCTGTCTCTATGGGTTCCATGATCCCCACTACGATAAACTCTTTTTCCTTCCAGATAAGTTTATCGCCTACTTTCAAGTTCTTCTTTTGAGCAATCTTGTGGTCAATGACCATCTTATAATGATCCCCACGCTCCAGCTAGTGACCTTCTTGAAGGGAGACTGGCTCCATGAATAACTGTGCCCGTTCAGGAGGGACCCCGACAACCATATTAATCATGCCCACTTGAACCCCCTCTCTGATTTCTTCCAAGGCATCGTACACCGCAGCGATGACCTCCTTTACTCCCTCCACTCTCTCCAGACGACGGATTGTCGCTTCCTCGATGTGGACATGAACCTTAAATCTTTCGGCCTCACACCTATTA from Anaerolineae bacterium includes the following:
- a CDS encoding ABC transporter permease, producing the protein MERGDHYKMVIDHKIAQKKNLKVGDKLIWKEKEFIVVGIMEPIETAPDHFVLMPIETVRRLLKQPHVTHFVNVVPQDPGQADALAERIIQEINVNRGQRPPKGF